A window of Gossypium raimondii isolate GPD5lz chromosome 7, ASM2569854v1, whole genome shotgun sequence genomic DNA:
AAACTATAATCAAAGCTCTAATAGAGTATATTGCCAACATGATTGTCTCAACATTCTAAGTTGCTAACAATGCTgcaaaattctatatattttccAATGTGATCTTGCAAATCCATAAATTGAGTAAAGTAAACATTAGAACTTCTGCACTACTTCAAtgaaaatttagagaaataaaCCTTTCCCACATCATTTCTCCCCAAGTCAACTAGCATAATGTGCTCCGCACACTGCTTTTCATCAGCCAAAAGTTCTTTTTCCAGCATTAAATCTTCTTTAGGTGTTTTCCCTCTTCTAATGGTCCCAGCAAGAGGTCGATTAGTAATCTTTCCCTGTCAACAAGATATAAATGTCAGTTACAGCAATCTAATGTTATAACACTTTTGCCAATCATGAATGAGGGGCAATGAAATGGGAAACCTCACACTAACAAACCAGAAGATAAAAAGGAACTggacataaaaatattattgcgTCAAAGAACTCATTCTAATACTGCAAGAATTACCTTCTTCACACGTGTAAGAATTTCCGGACTGGAAGCAACAAGTATACACCCTCTAGCCTGATCAAAggataaatgttttgaaaagcTAGAATATCAAAATTAACCAAAGCATTTCCAACAAGGATAAGGAGGCAAAACCTGCAAATATGTCATGTATGGGCTTGGATTAACAATCCTGAGGGCTCTGTATATTTCAAATGGGTCAGCAAATGTTCTACGTTCAAAACGCTGACTTAATACAATCTGGAAAATATCACCAGCCAGAATGTGCTCTTTAGCCCGCAACACAGCCTCTGTGTATGCATCACTTGTCATGCTTGAAATCTCCAATTTTGGGCCAAAAAGACGAGTATACAACTTGATTGAACCTGCAGGCAGCTTTGGGCTGAAATtgacaaacaaaaaaattataaagagaaaaagatgTTTAGAAAGGTATGGGATCATTAAGAAACAATCACTCACGGATCTATATCATGTACTCTAGATACTAAAGTTTCCAATCGTTTCATGCCATCATTATAGGCCTCATCAACTGAAGAATATTGATCTAACCGCACCCAGTGAATCAAAAATGCTTTCTGTGTTCAACAAGTTAATAAATCAAAGCCAAGATTATTCTCAAAAATATCCATAAAGTTCAACTATAATTTAAACCAAGACCACATATCAAGATGCGTAATGTCATCCTAAAGGGgaaaaaagaagtgaaaatcACAGGAATGTAGGCATCATTGTAATGGCCTTTGAAACAGACCTAAGTTAAAGACATATAATAGAGTAATACACAATTCCACTACATAAATTTGAGAAACACTAAAGGAAATAAGAGATGCCGCTTAAAGACATACTCCCTTGCCGATAAAACAAATGAGACACACCAAGAAAGAAATTATACTTAGACTATAGGACAATGTAAAATACCTTCTCAACATGATCAAATACAATGACATCATCATAGAGGCCTAGATGAGCATCTGGAAGGTTTCGGTCATCGAGGGGAGCACTAGAGAATGGAAGCTTCTTTTTCTCTACGTACCGCACTGTGTCATATGAGAAATAACCAACCCAGCCACCTGAACAAAGACATTGTATCATTACACCATAAGTTGGTGTCTTCAATAACAAAAGCCTTCCATTCTTCTATTTTATCCATCAAAAACTGACGTGACACCTAAATATTTCCAGAAATGTCAAAAAGTAGTACGACTCCAGAGTGATTTTTTAGACTAGCACGTATAGAAATGGAAagacaaaaagaagaaaaacaaaaaaaaacaagatcAGAAATATCCAAAAACAAAGTTGATGACAGGACCTTCACACAAAAAACCAAAAGGGGTTATGGTGAACATCAGCTGAAGCTAAAGCTATTAAGTCCAAATTACTCACCACAAAATACTTCTGGAAGCTCATCTATACGTTGGGGCTCCCATCGCTCCATAATTCTCCGTGGAACAGTCATTGGATCGTCCACAATCTCCTCTATCTTACTCCCCTCCTCATGGTTCATAATTGTAACCATATTTTCTTTAGCCACAATTTCAATGCTTGGCTGAGCTCCAACCACACTATACCTTCCCTAACACGAATTAGCCCAAAATACACATCAACATAAACATTACTAAACCGTAGCCTATAAACATATAACAGGCGCGCGAAGAAGGAACTTACAACACTGGAAGCCAGCAAACCAGGCTCGACAGACTCGAACAAAAAGCTCGGAGCATCCCTATCATCTTCCTTGACTAAACATCTATATGCTATCACCGGCGTCAAGTGATCCGAGAATATACATCGGTAAAGAGGAACTAAATTCCCGTTCTTCGAAGCTTCTCGAAATTTCACTGACTGATCAACTggtgaacattcaaatcatagaaaaaaaaacttttttctttaaaagttcATATACATTACTTTCACTGAAGAAGGCAAACAGGCAATAAATTGAACTATTCGGGGGGGGGGGGTttgaaattagtaattttaatctaaattgaAAGGAAAATGACATCTTTGTCAACTGCATGCTCCCGCGAACAAAACAGAatcattcaaaaataatttattttattgagatTGAGATTGAGATTGAAGGGAAGTAATAGTACCTATAGAAGGAGATGATGAAAGCGAAGTGCATCTGAGCGTACGGACGCGGGAAGTGGAGCCAATAAGAGAAATGGACTTTGAACGGAAACCGGAGAATCTGGGGTTGAGGTTGACGGAAACGGTAGAAGAGAACCGGAGGGGATTAGACGGAAGCAGACGGGGAGTAAAGGCTAGGGTTTCGATGGCGGCCATTGCAGCAATTGATTTTGCCTGTTCAAAAGTGTGAAACTGATGcgccaaaaattacaaaagttaTTCAGTTCCAGAAAATGAAGGCAAAAACTTAGGGCTTTGCGCTCATTGGAAAGGAGAGAGAAAGTCGGTTCGGGTTGTTGATTTAGATCCGTCATTGGAACCTAATGTTGATTGGGCTTGGATCGGGTTCCAACcttctttcattttaataatatgcatatttatcaattttatcattttcctctgaattctttttttttctttcatctcattattcaaatttacgttgttaaaattttattaacactGATGTGGTACTTCTCGTGATAGTTTACGTGTATTTAATTGCTTACTTCTATTTAAAGACAGATTGTATTTTGAttcctctactaaaaaataaattaattaacctttatacaTTTGAAAGGAGTAAATTAACATctccattaaattttatttgttaaatgatgaatagaacactaatttgattcaaaatatcattttaattttaaaatttttcttagcaATAATtctaacaattaaaaaaatcttaaaatattaaaattatgttaaaatttcaacaaatttaatcttcaatgtttacaaattttgccattttagttataattttgaaattttcaataacTTTGCcctcaaaaattacaaaagctGTGAATTTACTCTTaactctaaaaaattaaaaaaattgttttaaaaattttctttttaatcatttatactCCTTTGTTAACCCATTTGagatattaaaagaaaaaaaaaggtaaactaTACTCGCTATCTCTGAACCTTGGTCAAGATTATATTTCGCCATCCAACTTTTAAAACTTACGTAATAGCCATTAACGTTATCGAATTGGAACATGTAAGATACCCACatgtcattaaataataatagataacctcatgttaattacaatttaaaaataattaaagttaatatttaaataaatattttatcttaaaattaagttaccatatatttgtttgattttaaaaatttactattaGGATACattaagaaaatgttttagagttttgagataaatttaattgtttaaaatatactgttaaaaatattaaaataaatctttaaaaatctaaatttaataatttaaaatttatcttatcctactaaatttgttattctcttaaattttactattaacaCAAGTTATTCAAAATATTAGAATGAATTGTTCAAAAGAAAccagattaaatttttatctaatttgtaaatattta
This region includes:
- the LOC105791884 gene encoding anthranilate synthase alpha subunit 2, chloroplastic isoform X2 — translated: MIGMLRAFCSSLSSLVCWLPVLYSVVGAQPSIEIVAKENMVTIMNHEEGSKIEEIVDDPMTVPRRIMERWEPQRIDELPEVFCGGWVGYFSYDTVRYVEKKKLPFSSAPLDDRNLPDAHLGLYDDVIVFDHVEKKAFLIHWVRLDQYSSVDEAYNDGMKRLETLVSRVHDIDPPKLPAGSIKLYTRLFGPKLEISSMTSDAYTEAVLRAKEHILAGDIFQIVLSQRFERRTFADPFEIYRALRIVNPSPYMTYLQARGCILVASSPEILTRVKKGKITNRPLAGTIRRGKTPKEDLMLEKELLADEKQCAEHIMLVDLGRNDVGKVSKPGSVKVEKLMNIEQYSHVMHISSTVTGELLDDLTSWDALRAALPVGTVSGAPKVKAMELIDQLEVTRRGPYSGGFGGISFSGDMDIALALRTIVFPTATRYDTMYSYKDANKRREWVAHLQAGAGIVADSVPADEQRECENKAAALARAIDLAESSFVDK
- the LOC105791884 gene encoding anthranilate synthase alpha subunit 2, chloroplastic isoform X1; its protein translation is MAAIETLAFTPRLLPSNPLRFSSTVSVNLNPRFSGFRSKSISLIGSTSRVRTLRCTSLSSSPSIVDQSVKFREASKNGNLVPLYRCIFSDHLTPVIAYRCLVKEDDRDAPSFLFESVEPGLLASSVGRYSVVGAQPSIEIVAKENMVTIMNHEEGSKIEEIVDDPMTVPRRIMERWEPQRIDELPEVFCGGWVGYFSYDTVRYVEKKKLPFSSAPLDDRNLPDAHLGLYDDVIVFDHVEKKAFLIHWVRLDQYSSVDEAYNDGMKRLETLVSRVHDIDPPKLPAGSIKLYTRLFGPKLEISSMTSDAYTEAVLRAKEHILAGDIFQIVLSQRFERRTFADPFEIYRALRIVNPSPYMTYLQARGCILVASSPEILTRVKKGKITNRPLAGTIRRGKTPKEDLMLEKELLADEKQCAEHIMLVDLGRNDVGKVSKPGSVKVEKLMNIEQYSHVMHISSTVTGELLDDLTSWDALRAALPVGTVSGAPKVKAMELIDQLEVTRRGPYSGGFGGISFSGDMDIALALRTIVFPTATRYDTMYSYKDANKRREWVAHLQAGAGIVADSVPADEQRECENKAAALARAIDLAESSFVDK